agaggaaacaCAAGAAGAAGCGCCTGGTGCAGAGCCCCAATTCCTATTTCATGGATGTAAAATGCCCAGGATGCTATAAAATCACCACCGCCTTTAGCCATGCACAAACAGTAGTCTTGTGTGTTGGCTGCTCTACTGTCCTCTGCCAGCCTACAGGAGGAAAAGCGAGGCTTACAGAAGGATGCTCTTTCAGACGGAAGCAGCACTAAAAGTACCCTGTATCGAGATGAACGGGAAACCATCCCAATAAACACGTtttggataaaaataaataaataaataaataaataaataaaagcatcaattctttggtgctcagctttttttatagtccaactctcacatccatacatgaccactggaaaaaccatagctttgagtagacggacccatgtcggcaaagtaatgtctctgctttttaacatgttgttcaGGTTTGTCagcgcttttcttccaaggagcaagctttttttattattattattttttttttttttttactttacggCTGAAGTCACCACCGGCAGTGATTTtcgaccccccaaaataaagtcggtcactgtttccattgtttccccatctatttgccctgaagtgatggaactggatgccatgatcttagttttttgaatgctgagttttaagccaactttttcactcttctccttcactttcatcaagaggctcttcactcaGTGTGTAATTTATAGCCCCTCCAGTAGActagaggcaatggcaccccactccagtcctcttgcctggaaaatcccatggatggaggagcctggtaggttgcagtccatggggtagctaagactgaagtgacttagcagtagcagcagccagtAGACTAacagctccaaaaaaaaaaaaaaaagtcccaggaAGGGCTCTGATTGGTCTGGCTTGGGTCATGTGTCCAACCCTGAACCAATCACTATGAATCAGGAAATGGAGTGCCCTGATTGGCCAGGCCTGAGTCAATACCCCATCTCACTTCACTAAGATGGGGACAGGTCTACCCCATTCAAGCCACATGGAATGAGTTCCCCATAGAAAAAGGGAATGCTACTCTCAgatgaaaaaagaatagatattgaGTTGGCAAAAATGACAGATGTCCTCTAGAAGAGATTATACCAAATAGTCTACAGTCCCCACACTCTAAGCCATGTTTTCAGTATatcatttcccttctccatcccaccaggctctcagAGCCATGCCTCCGTCCAGGAGGAAGTTTAGACATCTGTTACTGATATTGGTGAAAGTTTGGTCTTTTGagattacacatacacacagacatgtgCTAATGGCAAATAATGAGCAGAAACTGATGTTCTTTAGTTCTCATACAATTCATCTTCAcactaaaagaaaaggaagtagaaCAGATTTCAGTGAAGCAAGTTCCCTTTAAGAAACACCAAATAAGAAATTCAATTTAATAATCTTCATTGTGgggatttccccagtggtccagtggctaagactctatgctcctgACAGAGGAAGggcctggttccattcctggtcagggaactagatcccacatgctgtaactaaggcCCAATggaaccaaagaaaatatatattaaaaaaaaataatgttcattGTGAAACTAGAGAGGATTTAAAAGACAGCCACAGAATTAAGTCATAGAAAATAAGCTCCTGAAAAAGACTTAAGGATCTAGGATTTTTTTCAGCATGAAGAAAAGattaagaatattaaataaatgtaccAGCAAGGTGATGTGGTTCCTATCTCCAATATTATAGAATTGTACTAGACATAGAAATAACTAAttatttcttcctcctcttttcccaCTCTCCCTTTTGATATGAAGAATTTGGGATATCTTAAAatgatagatatatttttatatagtgaAAAGGTACTGGAAATTAGAATAGTTACTAAAGTAAGCtgagaatgaaggaaggaaagaagctcATAGACTGTATGGACAGTTTGAGATGGCTGGTTCTTTCCAAAGGCAATGAGAACCAAAAGATGCTGAAGTTTCTTGATCTTCTATTTGGACTTAAAATTAAATTAGGTgataatttatattcttttcacttGACTTTGGGCTATGTTTCAAAAAAGTGTTTAAACCCTCCCTATAAAAatatcctgaagaaggaaatagcaacccactccagtactcttgcctggagaatcccatggacagaggagcctggcaggctacaatccatggagtcgcaaagagtcggacacgactgagcaactaacacacacacacataaaaatatccaagtgtaaataaataatttggtCAAACAATATTCTATTTATACATCACTTAACACTTCAAGGAAACAATAAAGTGATGTAACCCTAATACCTCTTGTTTCCAAGTACCAAATAAATGCACTGTTAACTCAGgtctttcaaactttaaaaatgaaacaaaaatttcatTAAGAAACTATATAACCCTTAGTCTTGTTATATTTAACCCCACATTAGTTATTTAGGTTTAAAGTGGTTTATGATTCAATCAACTAATGTTTACAAGACATCTCTGATGTGCAAAGTATTATCCCAGACATTGTAgggaacacagaaacaaaaggcaGGGTTTCTACCTTCATGAAACAGTAATCAAGTTGTGTGGACAAAGCATAGATATTgtgaaaagttaaacaaaaaatgCAGAAGAATGCAGGATATGAAATATCATATGGAAGGTCATGATTTAGTACAAACTGAGGGGGACAAACCCTAAGTCCCAGGCAGGGGAAACTGCTGGAAGCTTGGGGTTTGCAAGGAGATGGGAAATCCTGAAGAGCACCAGAGATACCAgtaagaagaggagagagaggatgggATTTGGAAAGCACAAGGTACACTTGACCAGATGAGAACCGGCAT
The window above is part of the Bos javanicus breed banteng chromosome 2, ARS-OSU_banteng_1.0, whole genome shotgun sequence genome. Proteins encoded here:
- the LOC133235513 gene encoding small ribosomal subunit protein eS27-like; protein product: MPLAKDLLHPSPEEEKRKHKKKRLVQSPNSYFMDVKCPGCYKITTAFSHAQTVVLCVGCSTVLCQPTGGKARLTEGCSFRRKQH